Proteins co-encoded in one Cricetulus griseus strain 17A/GY chromosome 1 unlocalized genomic scaffold, alternate assembly CriGri-PICRH-1.0 chr1_1, whole genome shotgun sequence genomic window:
- the Sftpc gene encoding pulmonary surfactant-associated protein C isoform X1, translated as MDVGSKEVLMESPPDYSAGPRSQFRIPCCPVHLKRLLIVVVVVVLVVVVIVGALLMGLHMSQKHTEMVLEMSIGAPETQKRLALSEHMDTIATFSVGSTGIVVYDYQRLLTAYKPAPGTYCYIMKMDPGSIPSLEAFTRKFQNFKIEHMCSFQAKPSASTPKLGQEEGHGIGSESSGRDLAFLGLAVSTLCGELPLYYI; from the exons GACTACTCAGCAGGTCCCAGGAGCCAGTTCCGCATCCCCTGCTGCCCCGTGCATCTCAAACGCCTTCTCAtcgtggttgtggtggtggtccTTGTTGTCGTGGTGATTGTAGGGGCCCTGCTCATGGGCCTTCACATGAGTCAAAAACATACTGAGATG GTCCTTGAAATGAGCATCGGAGCACCGGAAACTCAGAAACGCCTAGCCCTGAGTGAGCACATGGACACCATTGCTACCTTCTCCGTTGGTTCCACTGGCATTGTTGTGTATGACTACCAGCGA CTCCTGACTGCCTATAAGCCAGCCCCGGGTACCTACTGCTACATCATGAAGATGGATCCAGGGAGCATCCCCAGTCTTGAGGCTTTTACTAGAAAATTCCAGAACTTCAAG ATTGAACATATGTGTTCTTTCCAGGCCAAGCCCTCGGCGTCCACCCCTAAGCTGGGTCAGGAGGAAGGGCATGGCATTGGTTCTGAGTCTTCCGGGAGAGACCTGGCATTCCTAGGCCTTGCTGTGAGCACCTTGTGTGGAGAGCTACCACTGTACTATATCTAG
- the Sftpc gene encoding pulmonary surfactant-associated protein C isoform X2: MDVGSKEVLMESPPDYSAGPRSQFRIPCCPVHLKRLLIVVVVVVLVVVVIVGALLMGLHMSQKHTEMVLEMSIGAPETQKRLALSEHMDTIATFSVGSTGIVVYDYQRLLTAYKPAPGTYCYIMKMDPGSIPSLEAFTRKFQNFKAKPSASTPKLGQEEGHGIGSESSGRDLAFLGLAVSTLCGELPLYYI; this comes from the exons GACTACTCAGCAGGTCCCAGGAGCCAGTTCCGCATCCCCTGCTGCCCCGTGCATCTCAAACGCCTTCTCAtcgtggttgtggtggtggtccTTGTTGTCGTGGTGATTGTAGGGGCCCTGCTCATGGGCCTTCACATGAGTCAAAAACATACTGAGATG GTCCTTGAAATGAGCATCGGAGCACCGGAAACTCAGAAACGCCTAGCCCTGAGTGAGCACATGGACACCATTGCTACCTTCTCCGTTGGTTCCACTGGCATTGTTGTGTATGACTACCAGCGA CTCCTGACTGCCTATAAGCCAGCCCCGGGTACCTACTGCTACATCATGAAGATGGATCCAGGGAGCATCCCCAGTCTTGAGGCTTTTACTAGAAAATTCCAGAACTTCAAG GCCAAGCCCTCGGCGTCCACCCCTAAGCTGGGTCAGGAGGAAGGGCATGGCATTGGTTCTGAGTCTTCCGGGAGAGACCTGGCATTCCTAGGCCTTGCTGTGAGCACCTTGTGTGGAGAGCTACCACTGTACTATATCTAG